From the Castor canadensis chromosome 9, mCasCan1.hap1v2, whole genome shotgun sequence genome, one window contains:
- the Fgg gene encoding fibrinogen gamma chain isoform X1, which produces MSWSLHSRSLILCLAIFSLLSTTGLAYVATRDNCCILDERFGSYCPTTCGIADFLSTYQIEVDKDLQTLEDLLNGAENRTTEAKELIKAIQLSYNPDEPAKPNTIESATQNSKKILEEIMKYEALILTHDSSIQFLQDIYNSNNQKINNLKQKVVQLEQQCQEPCKDTVQIRDTTGKDCQDIANKGAKESGLYFIKPLKAKQQFLVYCEIDGSGNGWTVLQKRVDGSLDFKKNWVQYKEGFGHLSPTDTTEFWLGNEKIHLISTQSAIPYALRIQLKDWSGRTSTADYAMFKVGPEADKYRLTYAYFVGGDAGDAFDGYDFGDDPSDKFFTSHNGMQFSTWDNDNDKFEGNCAEQDGSGWWMNKCHAGHLNGIYYQGGTYSKASTPNGYDNGIIWATWKSRWYSMKETTMKIIPFNRLTIGEGQQHHLGGAKQVRPEHQVDLEYD; this is translated from the exons ATGAGTTGGTCCTTACATTCCAGGAGTTTAATCCTCTGCCTCGCCATCTTTTCATTGCTGTCTACAACAGGCCTGGCA TACGTCGCTACCAGAGACAACTGCTGTATTTTGGATGAAAGATTT GGCAGTTACTGTCCAACCACCTGCGGCATTGCAGATTTTCTGTCTACTTACCAAATCGAGGTGGACAAAGACCTCCAGACATTAGAAGACCTCTTAAATGGAGCTGAAAACAGAACAACAGAAGCCAAAGAACTGATCAAAGCCATCCAACTCAGCTACAATCCCGATGAACCAGCAAAGCCAA ATACGATAGAGAGTGCGACTCAGAATTCCAAAAAGATATTAGAAGAAATTATGAAATATGAAGCACTGATATTAACACATGACTCGAGTATTCA ATTTTTGCAGGACATATATAATTCAAATAATCAAAAGATCAATAACCTGAAACAGAAGGTAGTTCAACTTGAACAACAGTGTCAAGAACCTTGCAAGGACACAGTACAAATCCGTGATACAACTGGAAAAG atTGTCAAGATATTGCCAATAAGGGAGCCAAAGAGAGTGGCCTTTACTTTATCAAACCTTTGAAAGCTAAGCAGCAGTTCTTAGTCTACTGTGAAATTGATGGATCTGGAAACGGATGGACTGTGCTGCAGAAG AGGGTTGATGGCAGTTTGGATTTCAAGAAAAACTGGGTTCAGTATAAAGAAGGATTCGGACATCTGTCTCCCACCGACACCACGGAGTTTTGGCTGGGAAATGAGAAGATTCACTTGATAAGCACGCAGTCTGCAATCCCGTACGCGCTGAGAATACAACTCAAAGACTGGAGTGGCAGAACCAG TACCGCAGACTATGCCATGTTCAAGGTCGGACCTGAAGCTGACAAATATCGCCTGACCTATGCCTATTTTGTTGGTGGAGATGCTGGTGATGCCTTTGATGGCTATGATTTTGGTGATGATCCTAGTGATAAGTTCTTCACATCCCATAATGGCATGCAGTTCAGTACCTGGGACAATGACAATGATAAGTTTGAAGGCAACTGTGCTGAACAGGATGGATCTGGTTGGTGGATGAACAAGTGTCATGCTGGCCACCTCAATGGAATTTATTACCAAG GTGGCACTTATTCAAAAGCATCTACTCCTAATGGTTATGATAATggcattatttgggccacttggAAGTCCCGCTGGTATTCCATGAAGGAAACCACCATGAAGATAATTCCATTCAACAGACTCACCATTGGAGAAGGACAGCAACATCACCTGGGGGGAGCCAAACAGGTCAGGCCAGAACACCAGGTTGATTTAGAATATGACTGA
- the Fgg gene encoding fibrinogen gamma chain isoform X2, translating into MSWSLHSRSLILCLAIFSLLSTTGLAYVATRDNCCILDERFGSYCPTTCGIADFLSTYQIEVDKDLQTLEDLLNGAENRTTEAKELIKAIQLSYNPDEPAKPNTIESATQNSKKILEEIMKYEALILTHDSSIQFLQDIYNSNNQKINNLKQKVVQLEQQCQEPCKDTVQIRDTTGKDCQDIANKGAKESGLYFIKPLKAKQQFLVYCEIDGSGNGWTVLQKRVDGSLDFKKNWVQYKEGFGHLSPTDTTEFWLGNEKIHLISTQSAIPYALRIQLKDWSGRTSTADYAMFKVGPEADKYRLTYAYFVGGDAGDAFDGYDFGDDPSDKFFTSHNGMQFSTWDNDNDKFEGNCAEQDGSGWWMNKCHAGHLNGIYYQGGTYSKASTPNGYDNGIIWATWKSRWYSMKETTMKIIPFNRLTIGEGQQHHLGGAKQAGDV; encoded by the exons ATGAGTTGGTCCTTACATTCCAGGAGTTTAATCCTCTGCCTCGCCATCTTTTCATTGCTGTCTACAACAGGCCTGGCA TACGTCGCTACCAGAGACAACTGCTGTATTTTGGATGAAAGATTT GGCAGTTACTGTCCAACCACCTGCGGCATTGCAGATTTTCTGTCTACTTACCAAATCGAGGTGGACAAAGACCTCCAGACATTAGAAGACCTCTTAAATGGAGCTGAAAACAGAACAACAGAAGCCAAAGAACTGATCAAAGCCATCCAACTCAGCTACAATCCCGATGAACCAGCAAAGCCAA ATACGATAGAGAGTGCGACTCAGAATTCCAAAAAGATATTAGAAGAAATTATGAAATATGAAGCACTGATATTAACACATGACTCGAGTATTCA ATTTTTGCAGGACATATATAATTCAAATAATCAAAAGATCAATAACCTGAAACAGAAGGTAGTTCAACTTGAACAACAGTGTCAAGAACCTTGCAAGGACACAGTACAAATCCGTGATACAACTGGAAAAG atTGTCAAGATATTGCCAATAAGGGAGCCAAAGAGAGTGGCCTTTACTTTATCAAACCTTTGAAAGCTAAGCAGCAGTTCTTAGTCTACTGTGAAATTGATGGATCTGGAAACGGATGGACTGTGCTGCAGAAG AGGGTTGATGGCAGTTTGGATTTCAAGAAAAACTGGGTTCAGTATAAAGAAGGATTCGGACATCTGTCTCCCACCGACACCACGGAGTTTTGGCTGGGAAATGAGAAGATTCACTTGATAAGCACGCAGTCTGCAATCCCGTACGCGCTGAGAATACAACTCAAAGACTGGAGTGGCAGAACCAG TACCGCAGACTATGCCATGTTCAAGGTCGGACCTGAAGCTGACAAATATCGCCTGACCTATGCCTATTTTGTTGGTGGAGATGCTGGTGATGCCTTTGATGGCTATGATTTTGGTGATGATCCTAGTGATAAGTTCTTCACATCCCATAATGGCATGCAGTTCAGTACCTGGGACAATGACAATGATAAGTTTGAAGGCAACTGTGCTGAACAGGATGGATCTGGTTGGTGGATGAACAAGTGTCATGCTGGCCACCTCAATGGAATTTATTACCAAG GTGGCACTTATTCAAAAGCATCTACTCCTAATGGTTATGATAATggcattatttgggccacttggAAGTCCCGCTGGTATTCCATGAAGGAAACCACCATGAAGATAATTCCATTCAACAGACTCACCATTGGAGAAGGACAGCAACATCACCTGGGGGGAGCCAAACAG GCTGGAGACGTTTAA